Sequence from the Platichthys flesus chromosome 2, fPlaFle2.1, whole genome shotgun sequence genome:
AAAAAGTAGTTCTTATTGTCGGAAAAATGATCGGTTCAGGCACCGCTAAGGCACCATAAAAAAGTACCTCTGTTCCAGTTGTTTTACCCTCCCACACAAAGTCATGAGCTCATAACAGACACTAACACAGGATCACAAATGCATGTTTTGACATTCTCTCTCATAGGAGCTGTGCAAGGCGACATACATAGAGTATGTCACTGATGTGACTGACCGTGACACTGGGTGTCATGGTAAcagatttctgtgttttcaacCCATTTTACTTCATTTTCGAATTACTTGACCTAATGATCCTAGTCGCACCTTCTATTACTATAAATGTATACATTAGAAATTCAAATATGAGTaagagtccatcctctgaatgCTGTAGTGAGCTTTGCATAAAGATTGAATGCAGCAGGTGCAGGACTCCGACACAGAGCCTAATTAATGGGTGAGCAAACTAATGCCCTAATCACTGTGGGAAACATAATGGAAATTGCCATGAATAAATAGTCTAAATTGTCTTTGGTGTCGCAGAGGCCTTCATGATGTGCAGCTGCTGTGCACAGTTGACAATTCAAATGCTCTTTAAGTTAATTGTGGTCAAGTATTGGTTGCATTACATTATTCTTAACGGTATGAGCATGTTGCATTCTATATTTGGCATGAATCATTGAAGGGCCAAGTTCTGTAATGGATTTCCACGACCACCTTTTTTGTTATCAGGGTTGTTCTTTACTCAGTTAACCTGACAGAGAAAAGGATCTGACCGGAGGTGAATTTTTTCAGGATTATTTTTACAACATAACCTTAGGTTGccgttttaaataaataaatttgtaaCCTAATCTGCAAGGATCGTGATCCATGTTAGTTTTATGCTAAACACCTGCCTCACTTGTCAGTTCTGTATCTTTGATTAGACTCTATATACTGTAAGAAAGTAAAACATGGTCATAACGCTCTGCAGCAGGTCGTGATAAAAGCTTTGAGATGTCGGACTTTATGTGTGAAGTTGTTGGTATTTATTTCTAGTCTCTTGTTCAGAGGTTCAGAGGTGGCTGTGTATAAAGCCTCCGGGTTTTTCCGCTTCCTGCCTTCCTGCCTTTGGTGCAGTTGATTGTCTTccacctgctgtgtgttttaaCGCTTTCCTGTGGCGTCAGAATCACAATAGACCCATGAAGCCTCTGTCAAGTGTCCCAGGctgctctttgttgtttttgaaaaaccAACAGGATGTTGACACAGATTTAGTTTCAGTCCTTTAAGTGCATTTTAAAATTTTCAGCTAACCCACTTTTTTGCCATGACAACAGTGCCAGGTTTTGTGCATCACGCATTAAATGGGATCATAAACTTTTTAATCTGACGTTGCACAAAGGCACAGACAAAGCTGTCAGCATTTACTGACTGAAGAGAATCTAAGATTAACCCCATTTGTGGTAAATAGAGGAGAGATGATATATCACTAAACCTGCCTTAGAGTCTTGACACAGATTATTTTGTAGCAATATGTCGATGATATGCTCCAGTGACAGTAACACATGTAAAGGCCATGTGGAGACCAGgttctcatgtttttttttcttttttcttttgcctcTTAAACATGTATATTAGATTTTAGAGGGTAAAATATTTTAGTAAAAGACAACagctacatttttttaatggtaTTAAACCttttaatgaaaacagaatTATTTTCTATTGAATGTGGATTAAATATCTGTCCAGAAGATGCATTCTTGTTAGactttataaaaatgtacattatcATCAATGAATACACAATAATTTCATCTGTCAAAAAcctaaaaaataacaaaaatgattaatgatgatcagtatttgttttcctctgttgtaAATGCAGtaatgaaatcattttaaatatgttaaagaGAGAGAATATGTAGCCATTCAATCACACTCAAGTGTTAAATATGCTTATTTTTCTAATGAGATTAACAAAGCATTAACGCTCTTCGAGGTCTATGCTTTATATGttgctttttaattaaagtgCTAAGTGacctgtttctctcctctgggTTTGAGTGTAGTACATTACCCCCAGCTAATCTGCACTTCAGCATCTCCATCCACTAATCCTGGCTGGTGCAGCACTCCTCACAATATATGCTGCTTTAGCCTCAAGAAAAGATACAGTACTATCCCTGTTTCACCCATGCTCCGCCCTGTCCCAGGAGAAATCCCCGGTATAGGATGAGCAGAGATGTGTTCCTGTCTCCCTGGTGCTGTTGCCAGGCAGTTTGCGTTCAGATGAATTAGTCAGCTCCCTTGTTTGAAAGCCTCTTAAGTGCTATCTTCTCAAGCTGGTGTTGACCATAAAGCTGTGTGGCGGTATAGGCTGTGGTTCCGTGGTGCTGCCGTATGGCACCGGGCTGGGTAGGATTCTTCCTTTAGTAAATAGAATCAATTGAGTAATGTGATCTCAGTGTTGCTGTAAGATACTGCACGTGCACAGGGTTGTTAAACACGTTCTGGCAATATAATCCAGTTAACAAGAAAAGGTGAAAATAAAACGGCTGCATAGATACAATATGTCCTTATATGGTAGAGCTGCTGCCCAATCAAGGATGTGCCTCATCCACAGctgcccgggttcgattccaacATGCAGACCTTTGCTGCATGTtttccccactctctctctctgccccctttCACAGCTATCTCTCTGTCCTGTGGAAAACAAAGgcccaaaaaaagaagaaagtaatGGTTCATACTGTGATTACgcagtctgttttttttcctcttggtTCAGTTGCTTTGCACATAGCCAAAAATCTGAGTGAACCAAAATGCATCATTACGAACCTCAACAATCCCTTATTTATCAGATCTGTCCGAAGCTTGAGCGAGGAAGTAAATACATGACGAGCAcgtttttatttgaaagaaacATTTTCCATGAAACCAAAGCACACCTGGCAACAGTAGCCGTTCAGTCTTAGACTTGAGTTAGACTTCTGAGTTTGAACGTGTGAAAACACCCAGAGTCAACAGTCATGCTCGCGACTCTGTGAGGCTCCACTTAGGAACAGCATATACTTATTTTTATTAGGTTTACGATATTCACCATTTTAGTTGAGCATTTTAGTATGCAGATTTATAGCAGCATTGCCAAGCTGAGGACAGGtttacataaaatgttgttgttattggatCATAAGTAAGTCAGTTTTCATTAATGTTATTACAATTGATCATTAGGGGAGCTACTGCATTAGATTCCATGGCTCTCCATGTGATGGTTGTTCAGATAAATTCACTTAAAACAACAAATCCAACATCCTtttgatggtgatggaggaaaaaccaataggtttgtcttttgtggagagaaaattgttttgaaatattgatGTACTCTGATAGACTCCAGATTATGAGATTATTTAAAACGTgcagtgtttgtcagtgttgGACCTTGTCAAGAGGTCACCATGCCCATATGCAGGTATCTGTAATGCACAGTAAGGGATTCGCATTGACTAAAAGAATCCTGTTGTTTTCCTGGGTAAATGATTTATCCTCAAAGTGACTGGAGAAGCCTAACACGACATATGGGCATATAATTGCCCACTGCAAGCAACTGCCATGGCTTGATCCGAGTCTCTTGTCCTTTCCAAACCCTCTCCTAAGAGTTAAAGAGTGCGTCTCAAAGTTTTGACAGTCTGCTGTCTGtacttttcttcttcaaaaaAATCTTAGCCCTTCTGAAaactttttttcatgtttgccCTAAATTCAGAATGCCTAAGACGTTGCATAAAAAATTAAGCGAGCATCTTTGAGGCATGGCACATACCAATATCTCATAGTGTTTAATGATGTTCGGAGAAGCTAATGATCAAGTCCTCATGGGCCTGTTGGATAGATGAAAGCCCTCAATGGAATTTGATGTGTTTCCAAGTAGTTCAGCACAGTGTTTTGTGAATACATTGTAATGAGCTGAAATTGCATTTCACCAAAACTGTTGATGCTGCACATAACTGGCAGTCTCACAAGGAGAATGGAGGTAGCAGTGGTTGTTCTTAGCCAATCTGTTTAGTTTGAAGGCAATTTCTACATTAACCTGAAACATGAAAGGTTTTCTGATAATTCAGCAAGTGTTACATTTCATAAGATGAGGAGTGTACAGCAATGCTATGCACTGTGAGGCTGTATTCAATCAGTGTAATGCTTTGAGAGACAAAGGTAACATGCTTATTTCATGCACAAGCACAAAAataatatacacacaaataagtGATGATCAACATTATTGTATTACATTCACTAATTAGctctacattacattacattacatttaatttagctgacgcttttacccaaagcgacttacaataggATCATTCATGAGTGTACAAACCTACTACAACAAGTATCGAGTAAGCTCTAAACAATGTGTAACTGAGGCTAGTGGGAATAAAATTAACTTTGTATTGGATATCAATCATGGAGCAAAGTGGTCATAACCACCAAATGACAAATATTGCCATCCCTATAGAGCTATACCACTAGTATTGctgcatgtttttattattaacatggtggaaactgtttttatataaatatgctttttctttttttacagatcATCTTGCAGCTCATAGATCGTCCTATACAATTCTACTGTTGGCTTCAACCAATGGACTAAAAGACCTAATCAGAACCAAGTCTGGTTGATGACTACAACACACCTTTTCCCAAAGACATCTgaccctccacctctccctccccagCATGGCTAGACGGAGGTTAGACAGTTTTCTTCTAGGCCAGGTGCTCGCTGGCCTGATCCTGGTATCTATAGGCCTATCCTTTGTCCAAAGCAATGACTGCCCCCAGCTATGTGTGTGCGAGATCCGACCATGGTTTACTCCCCAGTCCACCTACAGAGAAGCAATCACTGTAGACTGCAATGACCTACGTTTAACACGCATCCCTGGGAACCTTTCCAGTGAAACTCAGGTTCTCCTCCTACAGAGCAACTACATTGCCAGGACAagtgaggagctggagcagctctTCAACCTGACTGAGCTGGACTTGTCCCAGAACAACTTCAGCAGCATTCGGGATGTTGGCCTCAACAATATGTCCCAGCTCACCACCCTTCACCTGGAAGAGAATCAGATAAGAGAAATGCCAGATTACTGTCTGCAGGATCTCAGCAACCTACAGGAGCTCTACATCAACCACAATCAGATCAACACCATCTCTGCTAATGCCTTTTCGGGGCTCCACAACCTGCTCAGGCTTCACCTCAACTCCAACAAGCTGAAAACCATTAGCAGCCAGTGGTTTGAATCTACGCCCAATCTGGAGATCCTTATGATCGGGGAGAACCCTGTTGTTGGAATAATGGAATTTAATTTTAAGCCCCTGGGCAACCTAAGAAGCCTGGTTTTGGCTGGAATGGACTTGACAGACATCCCCGGAAATGCCTTCGTGGGACTTGACAATCTTGAGAGCCTCTCTTTCTATGACAATAAATTGGTCAGAGTTCCTCAGAGAGCTCTTCAGAAGTTACCTAACCTCAAGTTCTTGGATTTGAATAAAAACCCAGTGCACAAGATTCAGGAAGGAGATTTCAAGAACATGCTGAGACTGAAGGAGCTGGGAATAAACAACATGGGCGAGATGGTTTCTATTGATCGTTATGCTTTGGACAACCTTCCTGAACTCACTAAGCTGGAGGCTACAAACAACCCTAAGTTCTCCTTCATCAACCATCTGGCCTTTCGTGATGTCTCTGCCTTGGAGAGTCTAATGCTTAACAATAATGCACTGAACGCCCTCTATCAGTCGACAGTGGATTCCCTCCCTAACATACGGGAGATCAGCATTCACACTAACCCTCTTCGCTGTGACTGCGTTATCCAATGGATGAGCTCCAACAAGACCACCGTCCGCTTTATGGAACCTCTGGCCATGTTGTGTGCCATGCCAACCGAGGTCAGGGGTATGCGTGTGAGGGAGGTGCTGCAGAAGAACTTAGCAAACCAGTGCTTGCCCATGATTTCTCATGACACCTTCCCAAGCCACCTCAATTTGGACATTGCCATGACCGTGGACTTGGACTGCAGAGCCATGTCCCAGCCTGAGCCTGAAATCTACTGGGTGACGCCTATGGGGAACAAGGTAATGATGAACACCCCATCTGACAAGTACAGCCTCAGCAGTGAAGGGACATTGAGAATTTCTCAAATCCAAGTAGAAGACTCTGGCAGATACACCTGTGTGGCTCAAAACTCAGAGGGCGCTGACACCAGAGTAATAGCGATACGGGTTAATGGCACTCTTTTAGACAGCACTCAGCTTATGAAGATCTACGTCAAACAGACAGAATCCCACTCAATCCTTGTTTCCTGGAAAATAAACTCAAACGTAATGACCTCGAACCTCAAGTGGTCATCGGCCATGATGAAAATAGACAACCCACATATCACTTACACTGCCAAAGTACCCGTGGATGTCCATGAGTACAACCTCACGCATTTACAACCAGCAACTGAGTACGAAGTGTGCCTCACGGTCTCCAACGTTCATCAGCAAATGCAGAAGTCTTGTGTGAATGTGACGACAAAGCAAGCACCCTTTGCTGTGGAAATATCTGACCAAGGGACCAACACTGCTCTTGCAGCTGTCATGGGAACAATGTTTGCAATCGTCAGCCTGGCCTTTCTAGCTGTGTACATTGCTAAGAGgtggaaaaggaaaaactaTCACCATTCGCTGAAAAAATACATGCAGAAAACCTCCTCAATACCGCTGAATGAGTTATACCCTCCTCTCATCAACTTGTGGGAGGCGGACAgtgagaaggaaaaagagggCTCCTCTGAGACCAAAACCAGCCAGGTGGACACCACACGCAGCTATTACATGTGGTGAAACCTACTAACCATTCAGTCGGATATAcagagacatttttatttcaggagcacaaatacatatataaatatttgcttCTTTGTGAAAACGTGGACTGagtagttttttctttcttgtttccACTTTTCAGCGGTTCTCTCAGACTTTCTCTTGGAAGCgaaaaaaaaatgaaccaaCGTTTTTAGATCTTGAGTTTAGCACATTGTCTTTTTACCTTTCGCTCATTTTGACACACAATATGGCAGCTTTGTTTAGCTTCCTGGACTTAGTAGTCACTGTGCTTTATTTTTAGTACTTGTTTTGATGAACACAGCATGAGCATTGTCACAGATTCAGCTTGCgtgagcagaggagaagctgaaatCTGACCCATTTTTGACATGTTTTCTCTGGCAGAACTGTTAGAGGCtgcactctttctttctcttgtaaAACAGTTTCACTGTTGACTGTTGTGCACTGAAATATATATACGAATTTGTCTATCAACTGGAATATAAGCTGACAAAGTAAGTTTAGACTTGATATATTGTCTATTGAATAATGTTAGCAATTATTCTGTAATGTTGTATCAGCTATGATTTAATTTATGTACATTAAATAACAGTATGTTTGATTTAGACTTAAGTTTGCAGAGCAACTACTGTAAACCAGCAATAGAAATATGAATGTTATAAACTATGTAGATGTAAAGCTTTTTAAAATTCTTAAatatttcttttcttattttgctAGAATATGTCTACAATCACTGGTTTTGTTGTGgtttccacacacaaacatgttgtttattGAAATGCAAGTTCAATAAAATCTTCTTTACTCATATTTTTTAACCATGATTTCAACACCAAGTGTTATTTTGTCAATAAAGTATTGTATTAtgttatactgtatatttaatgGAGGTACTTGGGAGAAACAGATATTTACAGATAAACAGCAAAGGTATAAAAGCTTAAATTGTTTGTGCATCTCATATTAACCTTTAACATAAACGTTTATTATTTTTAGAAGTGttgatggaggcagagagagaattAGAGCTGCCGACTTCAGTGTGTTTGCCTCTGCAAAGCAATTATCAGTGAATAATTTAAATTCTTGTCCTGGCAGAATATAATTACTGTACAAGTTGCCTAAAAGTTAATAAAGTACATtcgaaaacaaagaaataagtcaGTCTACACCAAGAAGGCGGATATTATAGTGGCTGCACTTTTGTTCAGTGTCTCTTTTTATCGTGCTAAGCATAACTCTGCATCTCCACAGCGTTAGAAAGGAAGCACGATTGAAGGAGATGGTGATTATAGATAATGGACTGTTACAACAAGTAAAGACTGCAGCGTTATTTAGCACCAAGCAACCCGGCTGTAGTCATTATAATGCTTCTTATTCTCTGCTGTATGAATTTACAGCCCAGTCTATTGCTGCAAAATTAGTCATCATTGTGTCTGTTTGACTTTCATTTGGTGTAAGATAGGTAACTTTTTTTGCACCTGTCACTGCTGTGACATTAAACGATCCCCTGTCTATTCTAAAGAAACTATTGAGAAGGTAATGCGTTGAGTTACCGTCTCTGCATAGGTCCATAACTCCACCGCAATGCAAATCCAAATCTCTGTGGCTCGCTGTCTATAAAAGTGGATTTCCAGGGGGAGCCCAgaatctctgtttgtttctgaagTATGACTGACGGCTTTGAGCTTTGTGATGCAATCACACCATCTCCGTGGAGTCTCTCTGACAACACGCTCGCTCCCCTGCCTgctctctctgcccctctttTCCTCAATTATTGCAGGGATGGAGACAAATATTCTTCAGTGCAAAGGAAACACTGGACAGCTCATCAGCCATTCTAAGTTTTGCCTCTGTGTGCAGAAGCTGTTCAACAGCATTATTCAGTGATATCAGTGAGTTGTAATCAAATTAAGAGTTTTGTAAagtaatatattttgtatatgtgGCCTGATATCTGGGCAGAAAAGGAGAAACCTGCAAATTTGTaaattctattttttatttgaaaaagggTAGACAGAACCATCCAGAGCACTTATAATAGGTGTTTAAACACTGAAGCATTTTTATAGCACACTATAATGCAGGTTTAAGTGTTGATTCATGAATTGTTTTAATATCGTTAAAGCATCCTCAATAT
This genomic interval carries:
- the lrrn1 gene encoding leucine-rich repeat neuronal protein 1, with protein sequence MARRRLDSFLLGQVLAGLILVSIGLSFVQSNDCPQLCVCEIRPWFTPQSTYREAITVDCNDLRLTRIPGNLSSETQVLLLQSNYIARTSEELEQLFNLTELDLSQNNFSSIRDVGLNNMSQLTTLHLEENQIREMPDYCLQDLSNLQELYINHNQINTISANAFSGLHNLLRLHLNSNKLKTISSQWFESTPNLEILMIGENPVVGIMEFNFKPLGNLRSLVLAGMDLTDIPGNAFVGLDNLESLSFYDNKLVRVPQRALQKLPNLKFLDLNKNPVHKIQEGDFKNMLRLKELGINNMGEMVSIDRYALDNLPELTKLEATNNPKFSFINHLAFRDVSALESLMLNNNALNALYQSTVDSLPNIREISIHTNPLRCDCVIQWMSSNKTTVRFMEPLAMLCAMPTEVRGMRVREVLQKNLANQCLPMISHDTFPSHLNLDIAMTVDLDCRAMSQPEPEIYWVTPMGNKVMMNTPSDKYSLSSEGTLRISQIQVEDSGRYTCVAQNSEGADTRVIAIRVNGTLLDSTQLMKIYVKQTESHSILVSWKINSNVMTSNLKWSSAMMKIDNPHITYTAKVPVDVHEYNLTHLQPATEYEVCLTVSNVHQQMQKSCVNVTTKQAPFAVEISDQGTNTALAAVMGTMFAIVSLAFLAVYIAKRWKRKNYHHSLKKYMQKTSSIPLNELYPPLINLWEADSEKEKEGSSETKTSQVDTTRSYYMW